One window of the Solanum stenotomum isolate F172 chromosome 11, ASM1918654v1, whole genome shotgun sequence genome contains the following:
- the LOC125844391 gene encoding SEC12-like protein 1 isoform X1, which produces MDGADVSVEGKVTCASWIKRPENTHLVVIGKSTGTCSSLEIFSFNSENTSLSSSPKATYVLEEGGEPVRIAVHPSGDDFVCSTTTGCKLFELYGHEDNIKFVCKEFPIQDVGPQKCMAFSVDGSKLATGGVDGHFRLFEWPTMRIIVDEPKAHKSFRDMDFSLDSEFLASTSTDGAARIWNTRDGVPVTLSRNADENIELCRFSKDGTKPFLFTTVQKGNKTLIAVWDISTWKKIGHKSLYNKPASIMTISLDGKYLALGSKDGDVCVIDVTKMEISSLHKRLHLGTNITSLEFCPSERVALTTSSQWGVMVTKLNVPTDWKEWQIYLLLLGLFLASAILFYVFFENSDSFWNFPDPSTRPKIETLHVDATSEEQWSSFGPVDL; this is translated from the exons atggaCGGTGCTGATGTATCTGTGGAAGGGAAAGTGACGTGTGCATCGTGGATCAAACGGCCGGAAAACACGCATCTGGTGGTGATTGGAAAGTCGACCGGAACTTGTTCTTCGCTCGAGATTTTCTCCTTTAATTCCGAGAAtacttctctttcttcttctcctaaG GCGACGTATGTGTTGGAGGAAGGTGGAGAGCCAGTGAGGATTGCGGTACATCCAAGTGGGGATGATTTTGTGTGCTCCACCACTACTGGTTGCAA GTTGTTTGAGTTATATGGTCATGaagataatataaaatttgtgtGCAAGGAGTTTCCTATCCAAGATGTTGGTCCACAAAAATGCATGGCCTTTAGTGTTGATGGCTCCAAATTAGCCACAGGCGGAGTT GATGGACATTTTAGACTTTTTGAGTGGCCAACCATGCGCATTATTGTGGATGAACCTAAAGCTCACAAGTCATTCAGAGACATGGATTTCAG cTTAGATTCAGAGTTCTTAGCTTCCACGTCCACAGATGGTGCCGCCAGAATATGGAACACAAGGGACGGTGTTCCAGTAACTTTGTCACGAAACGCA GATGAGAATATTGAGCTCTGCAGATTCTCTAAAGATGGGACAAAACCGTTTTTGTTCACTACTGTTCAGAAAG GCAATAAGACATTGATTGCGGTTTGggacatcagtacatggaagAAAATTGGACATAAAAGCCTTTATAATAAGCCAGCTTCCATTATGACAATTAGTTTGGATGGGAAATATCTCGCATT GGGAAGCAAAGATGGTGATGTCTGTGTTATTGATGTGACAAAGATGGAGATCTCCTCTTTGCACAAGAGGTTGCACTTGGGTACTAATATTACTTCTTTGGAGTTTTGTCCTAGTGAAAG GGTTGCTCTTACCACTTCCTCTCAATGGGGAGTAATGGTGACTAAATTAAATGTCCCAACCGATTGGAAAG AGTGGCAGATTTATCTATTACTCTTGGGATTGTTTTTGGCATCAGCTATTCTATTTTACGTGTTCTTCGAGAATTCTGATTCTTTCTGGAACTTCCCTGATCCATCTACAAGACCAAAGATTGAGACTCTCCATGTTGATGCAACATCTGAAGAACAATGGAGTAGCTTTGGACCTGTAGATTTGTAA
- the LOC125846046 gene encoding probable disease resistance protein At4g27220: protein MEARESFFPTKLFGQETKRTCERIWRCLKKDKVITSIGIYGVKGVGKTTLAKLINHLVEQNTKSQVIWINVSQQCNIKVLQNDIAKSLGFDLIEEHDEEKRAIALHESFKEKNDFVLVLDDVLENVPLKMLGNPLKIEGGRLIVTSCLLETCRKMGCQREFRVKTLEAEESWSLFIEKLGNEMIIPLEVEGIAKFMVNNCTKGLPFGIVTLATKLRELELSNVDEWRKAFEESFKEENSDVMKMLLYSFNSLKDEKLQQCFLYCCLYPEDEKISKDHLITRFVLEGLIDEQESCEAEFEEGYEILNRLEGVCLLESGVNSVKMHSLIRDMALKITNENPMFMVKAGVQLNDAPKQDEWIENLDKVSLMRNKIAEIPEGTSAKCPRLTTLMLQQNYHLWKIPDSFFEHMKSLRVLDLSHTCIEKLPDSVSELENLTALLLAFCWNLRSIPTLAKLESLQELDLSGTGIQTLPESLEALLSLKCLSMYAMRWLERIPIGILPQLSTLQRLVLSHHIDVQGEELEVLNELEEFQGRFSTIHDFNRFIRAQENEGCLVFYRILVGDYDGLGQMTQIEFNHGRISDKLVKCYGLGKEDEVLLLPQDIQHLKIESCNNFSTCLSDFLSCLYDSKDLKYFKVRWCNKLEYLMKVKQGQESVLFPSLEHLDLFELPSFVGIFDESETSLSPSIPLVGTFSLLRMIRIERCHNIKKLLPIDLCSNLRHLERIYVLSCSQIEEIIEDQANDGIAVFPKMTRITLWSLPQLKSICNGKMKCNSIKKVSIKECVKLRNLPLFFSHEEELKIPSTLKEITINSSEKDWWESLEWDHSTTKIELQPFLNYF from the exons atggaagcaAGGGAGTCATTTTTTCCAACAAAGTTATTTGgtcaagaaacaaaaagaacatGTGAAAGAATTTGGAGATGTTTAAAGAAAGACAAAGTTATTACAAGTATTGGTATATATGGAGTTAAAGGTGTTGGAAAAACAACCTTAGCCAAACTCATCAATCACCTTGTTGAACAAAATACTAAATCCCAAGTTATTTGGATTAATGTTTCTCAACAATGTAACATCAAAGTGTTACAAAATGACATTGCTAAATCACTTGGATTTGATCTTATAGAGGAACATGATGAAGAAAAGAGGGCAATCGCGTTACACGAATCGTTCaaagagaaaaatgattttgttttAGTACTAGATGATGTGTTAGAGAATGTACCTTTGAAAATGTTAGGTAATCCTCTAAAAATTGAAGGTGGAAGGTTGATAGTAACAAGTTGTTTACTCGAAACATGTCGAAAAATGGGATGTCAGAGGGAATTCAGAGTAAAAACACTTGAAGCAGAGGAGTCCTGGAGTTTGTTCATAGAAAAACTCGGAAATGAGATGATTATTCCGCTAGAAGTTGAAGGAATCGCGAAGTTTATGGTGAATAATTGTACTAAAGGACTTCCATTTGGGATTGTTACATTAGCTACAAAGTTAAGAGAGTTGGAATTGAGTAATGTTGATGAATGGAGAAAGGCGTTCGAAGAATCATTTAAAGAGGAGAACAGTGATGTTATGAAGATGTTGTTATATAGTTTTAATTCATTGAAGGATGAAAAGTTACAACAATGTTTCTTGTACTGTTGTTTGTATCCAGAAGATGAGAAAATCTCGAAAGATCATTTGATAACTCGATTTGTTTTAGAGGGACTAATCGATGAACAAGAGAGTTGCGAGGCAGAATTTGAAGAGGGATATGAAATATTGAACAGATTGGAAGGTGTTTGTTTGTTGGAAAGTGGCGTAAATAGTGTGAAAATGCATAGTTTGATTAGAGATATGGCATTGAagatcactaatgaaaatcctATGTTTATGGTTAAAGCTGGAGTTCAGCTTAATGATGCACCAAAACAGGATGAATGGATCGAAAATTTGGACAAG GTATCTCTAATGAGGAACAAGATAGCTGAAATACCAGAAGGAACATCAGCTAAGTGTCCTAGGCTAACAACATTGATGTTGCAGCAGAATTATCACTTATGGAAGATTCCAGATTCTTTCTTCGAGCACATGAAGTCGTTACGTGTTCTTGATTTAAGCCACACTTGCATTGAGAAGTTGCCTGATTCAGTATCTGAGTTGGAGAATCTCACCGCGCTCTTACTTGCATTTTGTTGGAACCTAAGGTCAATTCCAACTCTGGCAAAGCTCGAGTCATTGCAAGAGTTGGACTTGAGTGGCACTGGGATTCAGACTTTGCCTGAATCCCTTGAGGCTCTATTGAGCCTCAAATGCCTGAGTATGTATGCAATGCGTTGGCTTGAGAGGATACCAATAGGTATATTGCCCCAACTCTCAACTCTGCAACGTCTAGTGTTATCGCATCATATAGACGTTCAAGGTGAGGAACTAGAGGTGTTAAACGAGTTGGAAGAGTTTCAAGGTAGGTTCTCTACTATTCATGACTTCAACCGGTTCATCAGAGCTCAAGAAAATGAAGGATGCCTCGTGTTTTACAGAATTCTAGTAGGTGACTATGATGGTTTAGGACAAATGACACAAATTGAATTCAATCATGGAAGAATTTCGGATAAATTAGTCAAGTGTTATGGACTTGGAAAAGAAGATGAAGTACTATTGCTTCCACAAGACATTCAACACTTGAAAATTGAGAGTTGCAACAACTTTAGTACTTGTCTTTCCGACTTCTTGTCATGTCTATACGATTCAAAAGATTTAAAGTACTTCAAAGTTCGTTGGTGCAACAAACTAGAGTACCTTATGAAGGTAAAACAAGGACAAGAATCCGTCTTATTCCCCTCTCTCGAGCATCTTGATCTCTTTGAATTGCCTAGTTTCGTTGGTATTTTTGATGAAAGTGAAACAAGTTTGAGTCCTTCGATTCCTCTTGTTGGTACTTTTTCCCTCCTTAGAATGATACGTATCGAAAGATGTCACAACATCAAGAAGCTACTTCCAATTGATCTATGCTCAAACCTGAGACATCTCGAGAGGATATATGTCCTATCATGTagtcaaatagaagaaataattgaagatCAAGCAAATGATGGAATCGCCGTCTTTCCTAAAATGACAAGAATAACCTTATGGTCTTTGCCACAATTGAAAAGCATATGCAATGGAAAAATGAAGTGCAATTCAATCAAGAAAGTGTCAATAAAGGAATGTGTTAAGTTAAGGAATTTGCCTTTGTTTTTTTCACATGAAGAGGAACTCAAAATTCCTTCTACACTTAAAGAGATTACTATAAATTCAAGTGAAAAAGATTGGTGGGAATCTTTGGAATGGGATCATTCAACTACAAAAATTGAACTTCAACCTTTTCTTAACTATTTCTAA
- the LOC125845167 gene encoding ribonucleases P/MRP protein subunit POP1 — translation MNKDKGKLRTVAGLPRTLNVNKFAESRASELESLHSIVKERLSNDFRSKRSKRRRTTGHDNRVAKSRVRKKQKLGEENLNKSDNLKNDKKALPRHVRRRVELKKNSLNGFSTSGDGTKRLRTHLWYAKRFTMTKLWGFYLPLGVQGRGRGSRALLKKLQGGVLVHDASYCSAVQLEGPQDLLMSILNTVLVPSPYSHCEDARNDVLSGAIYGSAELHHVGATFSKTIAPVTYMWQPQQCRKTDTKVDHANICGEQQKIDGCASLRRLWVWIHAAAFSEGYNALQNACERQVDAAGSRVSCISLEDHLGKLEVIGSRASELLQKLLHPATCSSVNSSPVKYASFIENDDQILSSAIFSLFVNDPRFLNKDTTDPLEAKGQNILSYKKDEKGIPKRDMKLLSCSSLECEGSPGLSECIDLWDTKEGIDPPIEENILCMEKHHQHMELFRVGDVNSRRQQPSVETRFSRVCPILLLKSENEKTSIMRWSIILPLCWIKVFWISLVTNGAQAIGLREKHWIACDLGLPCFPREFPDCNAHSCFMALEEAAYDEKSELRSPHTRTWKVPVSSPWDSVRLALEGLSGAGHDRMQHEQLSPNDMIKNLEMSTPYSRRCITDSESSCNAPFEGFVARTSYVLTQFLDEISGSHLLLFPKALHRTKCISKFMKDERIFNEDTVKGIYQINQDQKLCLVRVILHAHREGSLEEGAVVCAPQIDDVMLFTTRSEISKGELQVPESFVRSCFSQQATGKWEFQVPEDPAAKESYRLPIGFITTGFVRGSKKPVAVALCEAVCLAHLREEQWKAVGVRKRRKEIYVLVRNLRSTAYRLALASIVLEQWEDDVEYM, via the exons ATGAATAAAG ATAAAGGTAAACTTCGAACAGTAGCAGGTCTGCCTCGAACCCTTAATGTGAACAAATTTGCTGAGTCTCGAGCTTCTGAACTTGAATCTCTCCACTCAATTGTAAAAGAGCGTTTAAGTAATGACTTTAGATCTAAAAGAAGCAAGAGAAGGCGAACAACTGGGCATGACAATAGAGTGGCAAAAAGTAGAGTTAGAAAGAAGCAGAAACTAGGAGAGGAGAATCTCAATAAATCAGACAATCTGAAGAACGATAAAAAGGCGCTTCCACGCCATGTTCGTAGGAGAGTTGAGCTTAAAAAGAATTCTCTGAACGGCTTCTCAACTTCAGGAGATGGGACTAAGAGACTCAGAACCCACTTGTGGTATGCTAAGCGTTTCACAATGACAAAACTTTGGGGATTCTACCTACCCCTTGGTGTGCAAGGCAG GGGGAGGGGCTCGAGAGCTCTTCTGAAGAAACTACAAGGAGGAGTACTTGTACATGACGCAAGTTACTGCAGTGCTGTCCAGTTGGAGGGTCCACAG GATTTGTTGATGTCAATCCTAAATACTGTGCTTGTGCCTTCTCCATACTCACATTGTGAGGATGCTCGTAATGACGTACTCTCTGGTGCTATCTATGGTAGTGCTGAG CTCCATCATGTAGGAGCCACTTTTTCTAAGACAATTGCTCCTGTAACCTATATGTGGCAACCGCAGCAGTGTAGGAAAACTGATACAAAGGTCGATCATGCCAATATATGTGGTGAACAACAGAAGATTGATGGATGTGCTTCTTTAAGACGGCTATGGGTTTGGATACATGCTGCTGCTTTCAGTGAAGGATATAATGCTTTGCAAAATGCTTGTGAAAGGCAG GTAGATGCTGCTGGCTCCAGAGTTAGTTGCATTTCCCTTGAGGATCATCTCGGGAAGTTGGAAGTGATTGGATCAAGGGCATCTGAGCTTCTTCAAAAGCTTTTACATCCTGCAACCTG TTCTTCAGTAAATTCTTCCCCGGTGAAGTATGCATCCTTCATTGAGAATGACGACCAAATCCTTTCTTCAGCTATCTTTTCTCTCTTTGTCAATGATCCTCGATTTTTGAATAAAGATACTACTGATCCTTTGGAAGCAAAGGGTCAAAATATACTATCTTACAAGAAAGATGAGAAGGGAATTCCAAAAAGAGACATGAAGTTACTCTCTTGCTCGTCCTTAGAATGTGAAGGAAGTCCTGGCTTATCTGAGTGTATAGATCTCTGGGATACTAAAGAAGGCATTGACCCTCCAATAGAAGAAAACATCCTGTGCATGGAGAAACACCATCAGCATATGGAGTTGTTTCGCGTTGGTGATGTGAACTCACGCAGACAACAACCTTCTGTTGAGACACGGTTTTCTAGAGTCTGCCCTATACTGCTTCTGAAAAGTGAGAACGAGAAAACTTCTATTATGAG ATGGTCTATTATTCTTCCGCTGTGTTGGATCAAGGTCTTCTGGATCTCTCTTGTGACCAATGGTGCTCAAGCGATTGGTTTGAGGGAGAAGCATTGGATTGCTTGTGAT CTTGGGTTGCCATGCTTTCCAAGGGAATTCCCTGATTGCAACGCACACTCTTGTTTCATGGCCTTGGAGGAAGCTGCTTATGATGAAAAGTCTGAGCTCCGTTCTCCTCACACAAGGACTTGGAAAGTTCCTGTTTCATCTCCATGGGACAGTGTCCGCCTTGCTCTAGAAGGACTCAGTGGGGCAGGTCATGATCGGATGCAACATGAACAGCTTTCTCCAAACGATATGATAAAGAACTTGGAAATGAGTACTCCATACTCGAGAAGATGCATAACTGACTCAGAGAGCAGTTGCAATGCTCCATTCGAGGGATTCGTGGCAAGGACGTCTTATGTTCTGACTCAGTTTTTGGATGAGATCAGTGGTAGTCATCTACTTTTATTTCCCAAAGCGCTTCACAGGACAAAGTGCATATCCAAATTTATGAAGGACGAAAGAATATTCAATGAGGATACAGTTAAGGGCATTTACCAGATAAATCAGGACCAAAAGCTGTGTTTGGTCAGAGTTATTCTGCACGCCCACAGAGAAGGTTCTTTAGAAGAAGGAGCAGTTGTTTGTGCACCTCAAATTGATGATGTAATGTTGTTCACAACCAG ATCAGAGATTTCCAAAGGAGAACTTCAAGTACCCGAGTCCTTTGTGAGATCATGCTTCTCTCAGCAAGCAACTGGTAAATGGGAATTTCAAGTACCTGAAGATCCTGCTGCCAAAGAATCTTATCGATTACCAATTGGCTTTATTACAACAGGATTTGTTCGAGGAAG TAAGAAGCCAGTAGCGGTGGCTCTTTGCGAGGCTGTCTGTCTTGCTCATCTGAGAGAGGAACAGTGGAAAGCTGTAGGTGTTAGGAAAAGAAGGAAGGAGATCTATGTCCTGGTTAGAAACTTAAGGTCCACAGCATATAGACTTGCACTTGCTTCTATCGTTCTCGAACAATGGGAAGATGATGTTGAATACATGTGA